A genomic segment from Ptychodera flava strain L36383 chromosome 8, AS_Pfla_20210202, whole genome shotgun sequence encodes:
- the LOC139138448 gene encoding putative ferric-chelate reductase 1, which yields MIRIITFLILHGLVCAQDKLVTSTECGTSKGCYQMPANCKDADDCDIMVTWKPVSGSNSFTFEILGKVALPKVSSVAIGFSKDEYMGDDDVWSCSYVGGDLYVAHSYNEGKHNNPVAAPTGPDVTDEVTSFYNSVVQCRFTLPKTILIGEEGADQKEFDLDEDYYLLIPLTGAIKMGDVVRVTKHMNLPYISPDKIDFNVASIVTGVAKRPILLKCHASLMIFGWIGCASIAIILAKYFKIMWPNSKLCGEKVWFAMHRFFMIINVLCFVAGFVVIFVFVGGFVHYRLMTQPVFIHAACGISATALGITNPLLAVFRPHPGTKNRPYFNWAHWAIGTSAYILAVACVFLGIDLTLMDLPEYAFWIMVGYVLLNAVTYILLKLVIGVAENGVARKKRIEQYEMQQNKRESVRQLISDEEPTPPGSSVATFILSIHAIGVMGVASALVIIIALM from the exons ATGATCAGGATCATAACATTCCTGATTTTGCATGGATTGGTGTGTGCACAG GACAAACTTGTGACGTCAACAGAATGTGGGACCTCTAAAGGTTGTTACCAGATGCCAGCCAATTGCAAGGATGCAGACGACTGTGACATCATGGTCACGTGGAAGCCTGTCAGTGGTTCAAACTCGTTCACCTTTGAAATACTTGGTAAAGTGGCGCTACCCAAAGTTTCCAGCGTTGcaattggattttccaaagacgAGTACATG GGAGACGATGACGTGTGGTCATGTTCGTACGTTGGAGGTGATCTTTACGTTGCCCATTCATACAATGAAGGCAAACACAACAATCCTGTTGCGGCACCGACA GGACCAGACGTAACAGACGAGGTGACTTCCTTCTACAACTCCGTGGTCCAATGCCGCTTTACTCTGCCCAAAACCATCTTAATAGGAGAAGAGGGCGCTGATCAGAAAGAGTTTGATCTTGACGAAGATTATTATCTACTTATTCCCCTGACCGGCGCTATAAAAATGGGCG atgtGGTTCGTGTAACTAAACACATGAATTTGCCGTACATCTCACCTGACAAGATTGACTTCAACGTCGCTTCTATCGTGACTGGTGTTGCTAAGCGACCAATTTTGCTGAAATGCCACG CAAGTCTGATGATATTCGGATGGATAGGTTGTGCCAGCATCGCCATTATCCTAGCGAAGTACTTCAAAATAATGTGGCCGAATTCtaaactctgtggagaaaaagtGTGGTTTGCC ATGCATCGTTTCTTCATGATCATAAATGTTCTTTGTTTCGTGGCTGGCTTTGTGGTAATATTTGTCTTCGTCGGCGGTTTTGTTCATTATCGATTAATGACCCAG CCGGTCTTTATACACGCTGCCTGTGGCATATCGGCAACCGCCCTCGGTATTACTAATCCACTATTGGCCGTTTTCAGACCGCATCCGGGAACCAAGAA TCGTCCATACTTCAATTGGGCTCACTGGGCTATTGGAACTTCAGCGTATATCTTAGCAG TTGCCTGCGTATTTCTGGGAATCGACCTGACATTGATGGACCTGCCAGAGTATGCATTTTGGATCATGGTTGGATACGTGTTATTAAATGCAGTTACCTACATCCTTCTGAAGCTCGTCATAGGAGTCGCTGAAAACGGAG TTGCTCGTAAAAAACGTATAGAGCAGTACGAAATGCAGCAGAACAAACGGGAATCAGTTCGTCAGCTGATCAGCGACGAGGAACCGACACCGCCG GGGTCGAGTGTCGCCACTTTTATTCTGTCCATCCACGCAATTGGTGTTATGGGAGTCGCGTCGGCGTTAGTCATCATCATCGCTCTGATGTAA